One Pseudostreptobacillus hongkongensis genomic region harbors:
- a CDS encoding autotransporter outer membrane beta-barrel domain-containing protein: KNNDIKYSEGTLGLNVGIDVYTDYNKNNLAGFYFGYSNSTKKVRNSKLEKQIGRVKTDMFAFGFTDTFENENFYADTVLQVAALKNRYDLNSKEIGNTGVIVTSSLEVGAPVYFDTNKEKGMKYLVEPQLQLIYQFGKNSDILSQGVKYGLGHSLTGRLGLRVGYATTNVNNKNGMGYALFNLWEEFVNTTKVSKGKKEFKPINSKVWIEAGFGANIPVTKRLSTYFEATAEKSIYGANKYGVKGVLGFNYER, encoded by the coding sequence AAGAATAATGATATAAAATATTCAGAAGGAACATTAGGATTAAATGTTGGTATTGATGTATATACTGATTATAACAAAAATAATTTAGCTGGATTTTATTTTGGTTATTCAAATTCAACAAAGAAAGTTAGAAATTCAAAATTAGAAAAACAAATTGGAAGAGTAAAAACAGATATGTTTGCATTTGGATTTACTGATACATTTGAAAATGAAAATTTCTATGCAGATACAGTATTACAAGTTGCAGCTTTAAAGAATAGATATGATTTAAATTCAAAAGAAATAGGTAATACAGGTGTTATAGTTACAAGTTCATTAGAAGTAGGAGCTCCAGTATATTTTGATACTAATAAGGAAAAAGGTATGAAATATTTAGTTGAACCACAACTACAATTAATTTATCAATTTGGTAAAAATAGTGATATATTAAGTCAAGGAGTTAAATATGGTTTAGGTCATTCATTAACAGGTAGATTAGGATTAAGAGTTGGATATGCTACAACTAATGTAAATAATAAAAATGGTATGGGATATGCCTTATTTAATCTATGGGAAGAATTTGTAAATACAACAAAAGTATCAAAAGGGAAAAAAGAGTTTAAACCAATAAACTCTAAAGTATGGATAGAAGCAGGATTTGGTGCTAATATTCCTGTAACTAAACGTTTAAGTACATATTTTGAAGCAACTGCGGAAAAATCAATTTATGGTGCAAATAAATATGGTGTAAAAGGAGTTTTAGGATTTAATTACGAAAGATAA